A stretch of the Haloarcula ordinaria genome encodes the following:
- the metX gene encoding homoserine O-acetyltransferase MetX codes for MNVEHDTVSVGAFEFECGETVPDLELAYEAYGEFEGDNAVLVCHALTGSAHVAGRDRVDSADQARAWWDDIVGPGKAIDTTEYFVVCVNVPGSCYGSTGPQSVDPETGEHYGTDFPPVTVGDWTEAQRAVLDELGVPALHAVVGGSVGGMNVLEWAKRHPDHVERIAPIAAAARLDPQCLALDAIARRAITTDPNWNRGHYYGDDHEEPSDGLALARQLGHVMYLSKASMERKFGRRAAGRDAVRSFPTDQAGAFFPYRDVESYLDYNAEKFTERFDANSYLYLTRAMDNYDLAAGFESDADALAAFDGGALVMSFTADWHFTSEQAESVAEALREADSEVAHHVVDSDHGHDAFLVEPDNVGPPLADFLADGVSGKAVSDTVVDDSEESDFAPVHTSLFSR; via the coding sequence ATGAACGTCGAACACGACACCGTCTCCGTCGGTGCGTTCGAGTTCGAGTGCGGCGAGACCGTCCCGGACCTCGAACTGGCCTACGAGGCCTACGGCGAATTCGAGGGGGACAACGCGGTGCTGGTCTGTCACGCCCTGACCGGCAGCGCCCACGTCGCCGGCCGCGACCGGGTCGACAGCGCCGACCAGGCCCGCGCCTGGTGGGACGACATCGTCGGCCCGGGCAAAGCCATCGACACGACCGAGTACTTCGTGGTCTGTGTCAACGTCCCCGGCTCGTGCTACGGGTCGACCGGCCCGCAGAGCGTCGACCCAGAGACCGGCGAGCACTACGGTACCGACTTCCCGCCGGTGACGGTCGGCGACTGGACGGAGGCCCAGCGCGCCGTGCTGGACGAACTCGGCGTCCCGGCCCTGCACGCCGTCGTCGGCGGGAGCGTCGGCGGGATGAACGTCCTCGAATGGGCCAAGCGCCACCCGGACCACGTCGAGCGCATCGCCCCCATCGCCGCCGCCGCCAGGCTGGACCCGCAGTGTCTCGCGCTCGACGCCATCGCCCGCCGGGCCATCACTACCGACCCGAACTGGAACCGGGGCCACTACTACGGCGACGACCACGAGGAACCCAGCGACGGCCTCGCTCTGGCCCGCCAGCTGGGCCACGTGATGTACCTCTCGAAGGCGTCGATGGAGCGCAAGTTCGGTCGCCGCGCCGCCGGCCGGGACGCCGTCCGGTCGTTCCCGACCGACCAGGCGGGCGCGTTCTTCCCGTACCGGGACGTCGAGTCGTACCTCGACTACAACGCCGAGAAGTTCACCGAGCGCTTCGACGCCAACAGTTACCTCTATCTCACGCGCGCGATGGACAACTACGACCTGGCGGCCGGGTTCGAGTCGGACGCCGACGCGCTCGCGGCCTTCGACGGGGGCGCCCTGGTGATGTCCTTCACCGCGGACTGGCACTTCACCAGCGAACAGGCCGAGTCCGTCGCGGAGGCGCTGCGCGAGGCCGACAGCGAGGTGGCCCACCACGTCGTCGACTCCGACCACGGCCACGACGCGTTCCTCGTCGAACCGGACAACGTCGGCCCGCCACTGGCTGACTTCCTCGCAGACGGCGTGAGCGGCAAGGCCGTCTCCGATACTGTCGTCGACGACAGCGAAGAGAGCGACTTCGCGCCCGTCCACACCAGCCTCTTCTCACGCTAG
- a CDS encoding O-acetylhomoserine aminocarboxypropyltransferase/cysteine synthase family protein: MTDDYGFGTRCVHAGQEEPDPATGARAPPIYQTSSYVFEDAGTAAERYALEDDGNVYSRFDNPTVRMLEKRLASLENGVDAVATGSGMAALDAATLVLAEAGDNVVSASSIYGGTHGYLTHTAGRRGIEARFVDTLDPEAYAEAIDEHTACVHCETIGNPSLVVPPFEDIAEVAHDHGVPLFVDNTFGTPALCNPLDHGVDLVWESTTKWIHGSGTTVGGVLVDGGSFPWGEYPEKFPELGAPNPAFDGTVFAEEFGDRAFSVAARHRSLRTLGDGQKPFDAWATLQGTETLSLRMERHCENAMTVAEHLQDHPEVEWVTYPGLESHETHDLAEQYLSGGFGGIVTFGLGEYAASQRFCEETDLAQFLANIGDAKTLVIHPASTTHARLDEDEQRASGVRPDLVRMSVGIEDPADIVSDIDAAIDRVT; encoded by the coding sequence ATGACCGACGACTACGGATTCGGGACCCGCTGTGTCCACGCGGGCCAGGAGGAACCGGACCCGGCGACGGGCGCACGCGCACCGCCCATCTACCAGACGTCCTCGTACGTCTTCGAGGACGCCGGGACGGCCGCCGAGCGCTACGCGCTGGAGGACGACGGCAACGTCTACTCGCGGTTCGACAACCCGACGGTACGGATGCTCGAGAAGCGCCTCGCGTCGCTCGAGAACGGCGTCGACGCCGTCGCCACCGGGTCCGGGATGGCCGCGCTCGACGCCGCCACGCTCGTGCTGGCCGAGGCCGGCGACAACGTCGTCTCCGCTTCCTCTATCTACGGCGGGACGCACGGCTATCTCACCCACACGGCCGGCCGCCGGGGCATCGAGGCCCGGTTCGTGGACACGCTCGACCCCGAGGCGTACGCGGAGGCCATCGACGAGCACACCGCCTGCGTCCACTGTGAGACCATCGGGAACCCCTCGCTCGTGGTCCCTCCCTTCGAGGACATCGCGGAGGTGGCGCACGACCACGGCGTCCCGCTGTTCGTCGACAACACGTTCGGCACGCCCGCGCTCTGTAACCCGCTCGACCACGGCGTCGACCTCGTCTGGGAGTCGACGACGAAGTGGATCCACGGCTCCGGAACGACTGTCGGTGGCGTGCTCGTCGACGGCGGCTCGTTCCCGTGGGGCGAGTACCCCGAGAAGTTCCCCGAGCTCGGCGCGCCAAACCCGGCCTTCGACGGCACCGTCTTCGCCGAGGAGTTCGGCGACCGCGCCTTCTCCGTCGCGGCCCGCCACCGAAGTCTCCGCACGCTGGGCGACGGCCAGAAGCCCTTCGACGCCTGGGCCACGCTGCAGGGGACCGAGACCCTCTCGTTGCGGATGGAACGCCACTGCGAGAACGCGATGACGGTGGCCGAACACCTCCAGGACCACCCCGAGGTCGAGTGGGTCACCTACCCCGGTCTCGAGAGCCACGAGACCCACGACCTCGCCGAGCAGTACCTCTCCGGTGGCTTCGGCGGTATCGTCACCTTCGGTCTGGGCGAGTACGCGGCCAGCCAGCGCTTCTGCGAGGAGACCGACCTCGCGCAGTTCCTCGCGAACATCGGCGACGCGAAGACGCTGGTCATCCACCCCGCGAGCACGACTCACGCCCGGCTCGACGAGGACGAACAGCGCGCCAGTGGCGTCCGCCCCGACCTCGTGCGGATGAGCGTCGGCATCGAGGACCCGGCGGACATCGTCAGCGATATCGACGCGGCTATCGACCGAGTCACATGA
- a CDS encoding ribonucleotide-diphosphate reductase subunit beta, with the protein MPILNTDAEHDPNKILPMDYDWAREYYEAGVNNNWVPEEIPMQDDVSQWNGDALSDAERQLVEWNLGFFSTAESLTANNIVLAVYDYVTAPECRQYLLRQAYEEAIHTDTFIYCCDSLGFDPEHLYGMYDRVPSIEEKDEFVVDLTRVIDRDDFTIESDADIRELVRDLIGFYVIMEGIFFYAGFAMMLALKRQNKMVGIGQQFEYIMRDESLHLGFGVDLINQIRTENPGVWTDEFGAEVIDLITEAVELEKIYAYEACPDDILGMSAAQFAEYVEHVADRRLGQLDLPAQYDTDNPFPWMSEQVDLNKEKNFFETQVTEYQSGGSLDW; encoded by the coding sequence ATGCCGATACTCAACACCGACGCGGAACACGACCCGAACAAGATTCTCCCGATGGACTACGACTGGGCCCGCGAGTACTACGAGGCGGGGGTGAACAACAACTGGGTCCCCGAGGAGATTCCGATGCAAGACGACGTCTCGCAGTGGAACGGCGACGCGCTCTCGGACGCCGAGCGCCAGCTCGTCGAGTGGAACCTCGGCTTCTTCTCGACGGCCGAGTCGCTCACGGCGAACAACATCGTCCTCGCCGTCTACGACTACGTCACGGCCCCTGAGTGTCGCCAGTACCTGCTCCGGCAGGCCTACGAGGAGGCGATTCACACGGACACGTTCATCTACTGTTGTGATTCGCTGGGCTTCGACCCGGAGCACCTCTACGGAATGTACGACCGCGTCCCCTCTATCGAGGAGAAAGACGAGTTCGTCGTCGACCTGACGCGGGTCATCGACAGGGACGATTTCACCATCGAATCGGACGCCGACATCCGCGAGCTCGTCCGTGACCTCATCGGCTTCTATGTCATCATGGAGGGCATCTTCTTTTATGCCGGATTCGCCATGATGCTCGCACTGAAACGGCAGAACAAGATGGTCGGCATCGGCCAGCAGTTCGAGTATATCATGCGCGATGAGTCGCTCCACCTCGGGTTCGGCGTCGACCTGATTAACCAGATTCGCACCGAGAATCCGGGCGTCTGGACCGACGAGTTCGGAGCGGAAGTCATCGACCTGATCACCGAGGCCGTCGAGCTGGAGAAAATATACGCCTACGAGGCGTGCCCGGACGACATACTCGGGATGAGTGCCGCGCAGTTCGCCGAGTACGTCGAACACGTCGCCGACAGGCGACTCGGTCAGCTGGACCTCCCGGCGCAGTACGACACCGACAATCCGTTCCCGTGGATGTCCGAGCAGGTCGACCTCAACAAGGAGAAGAACTTCTTCGAGACGCAGGTGACCGAGTACCAGAGCGGTGGGAGTCTAGACTGGTAG
- a CDS encoding ribonucleoside-diphosphate reductase subunit alpha codes for MSQQQSTSTPDVRSVLDRARTDHETTLSAADYDDLVEEVERNCYDGASADEVYQAILQALTARIERDPTFKRIAAAVFRQRYYREILDADLTGFELDRAYRDAFVENLERAVDIDLLDERLLDRFDLDELAAYLELERDEQFEYMAMETLYQRYFLKTEENGEHLELPQAFWMRVAMGLAIEEDDPQARAKEFYDVLSKLEFTPSSPTLFHSGSTHPQLSSCYLTTVEDDLEDIFDAYKHHAQLSKWSGGLGNDWTNLRSAGALIESTGVESTGVVPFLRISNDVTAAINRSGKRRGAACAYLACWHLDFPAFIDLKRNTGDERRRTPDMNTAAWIPDLFMKRVENGDHWTLFSPDEVSDLHDRSGSEFEDQYREYERQAEAGELRQYERVEAEELWRQMLTRLFETGHPWLTFKDPCNVRSPQDHVGTVHSSNLCTEITLNTSAEEHAVCNLGSVNFATHVTDGDGTERSAAETERSDSTARLDREHLAETIETAMRMLDNVVDLCFYPTDEAEHSNMRHRPVGLGTMGFHDALMRLDVPMASEEAVEKANRWQEFVSYHAIRNSSKLAAERGSYPSYDGSKWDRGLLPQDTVDRLEEERGREIPTDRTETLDWYAVREHVEEHGMRNSNTMAIAPTATVSTINGTTPSIEPLYSNLYVKSNMSGDFTVINDQLVADLRDRDCWDDELVDRLKYHDGSIQEIEAIPDDLKELYRGAFEIDPRHQLRLTAHRQTWIDQSVSHNVFFPSTDGSLLDDVYKTAWDLGLKTTYYLRTLGASQIEKSTLDMSEYGKTQHRDGATDAEMASDGGRSTDDQDLCTVEDPTCDACQ; via the coding sequence ATGAGCCAGCAACAGTCTACATCGACGCCAGACGTTCGGTCAGTTCTCGACCGAGCACGCACCGACCACGAAACGACACTCTCCGCGGCGGACTACGACGACCTCGTCGAAGAGGTCGAACGGAACTGCTACGACGGAGCCTCCGCAGACGAGGTCTACCAGGCGATTCTCCAGGCCCTCACCGCCCGCATCGAACGTGACCCGACGTTCAAACGCATCGCAGCGGCGGTCTTCCGGCAGCGGTACTATCGCGAGATACTCGACGCGGACCTGACTGGGTTCGAACTCGACCGCGCCTATCGGGACGCGTTCGTCGAGAACCTGGAACGCGCCGTCGACATCGACCTGCTCGACGAACGATTGCTCGACCGGTTCGACCTCGACGAGCTGGCGGCGTACCTCGAACTCGAGCGAGACGAGCAGTTCGAGTACATGGCGATGGAGACGCTCTACCAGCGGTACTTCCTCAAGACCGAAGAGAACGGGGAGCACCTCGAACTCCCGCAGGCCTTCTGGATGCGCGTCGCGATGGGCCTCGCAATCGAGGAAGACGACCCACAGGCCCGGGCCAAGGAGTTCTACGACGTGCTCTCGAAACTCGAGTTCACGCCGTCGTCACCGACGCTGTTCCACAGCGGGTCGACACACCCACAGCTCTCGTCGTGTTACCTGACGACCGTCGAGGACGACCTCGAAGACATCTTCGACGCGTACAAACACCACGCACAGCTCTCGAAGTGGAGCGGCGGCCTCGGCAACGACTGGACGAACCTCCGCTCTGCGGGCGCACTCATCGAGAGCACGGGCGTGGAGTCGACCGGCGTGGTGCCGTTCCTGCGAATCAGCAACGACGTGACCGCTGCGATAAACCGCTCGGGGAAACGGCGGGGCGCGGCCTGTGCGTACCTGGCCTGCTGGCATCTCGACTTCCCGGCGTTCATCGACCTGAAGCGCAACACCGGCGACGAGCGTCGACGGACGCCGGACATGAACACGGCCGCGTGGATTCCGGACCTGTTCATGAAGCGCGTCGAGAACGGCGACCACTGGACGCTGTTCAGCCCCGACGAGGTGTCCGACCTGCACGACCGCTCCGGTAGCGAGTTCGAGGACCAGTACCGCGAGTACGAACGCCAGGCCGAAGCGGGCGAACTGCGACAGTACGAACGCGTCGAGGCCGAGGAACTCTGGCGGCAGATGCTCACCCGACTGTTCGAGACCGGGCATCCGTGGCTGACGTTCAAGGACCCCTGCAACGTCCGGTCGCCACAGGACCACGTCGGGACGGTCCACTCCTCGAATCTCTGTACGGAGATCACGCTCAACACGAGCGCCGAGGAACACGCCGTCTGTAACCTCGGGAGCGTGAACTTCGCGACACACGTCACCGACGGAGACGGCACGGAACGCAGTGCCGCGGAGACCGAGCGGTCGGATTCGACCGCGAGGCTCGACCGGGAGCACCTCGCCGAGACCATCGAGACGGCGATGCGGATGCTGGACAACGTCGTCGACCTGTGTTTCTACCCGACCGACGAAGCCGAGCACTCGAATATGCGACATCGACCGGTCGGCCTCGGGACAATGGGGTTCCACGACGCGCTGATGCGACTCGACGTGCCGATGGCCTCGGAGGAAGCCGTCGAGAAAGCGAACCGATGGCAGGAGTTCGTCTCCTATCACGCGATTCGCAACTCCTCGAAACTGGCCGCCGAACGCGGATCTTACCCCTCCTACGACGGGTCGAAGTGGGACCGTGGACTGCTGCCACAGGATACCGTCGATCGGCTGGAGGAAGAACGAGGGCGCGAGATTCCGACCGACCGGACCGAGACACTCGACTGGTACGCCGTCCGCGAACACGTCGAGGAACACGGGATGCGAAACTCGAACACGATGGCTATCGCGCCGACTGCCACCGTCTCGACCATCAACGGGACGACCCCGTCCATCGAACCGCTGTACTCTAACCTCTACGTGAAATCGAACATGTCCGGCGATTTCACCGTTATCAACGACCAGCTCGTCGCGGACCTCCGGGACCGTGACTGCTGGGACGACGAGCTGGTGGACCGACTCAAGTATCACGACGGGTCCATCCAGGAAATCGAGGCCATCCCGGACGACCTGAAAGAGCTGTATCGTGGGGCGTTCGAAATCGACCCGCGCCACCAGCTCCGGCTCACTGCCCATCGACAGACGTGGATCGACCAATCTGTCTCGCACAACGTGTTCTTCCCGTCGACCGACGGCTCGCTGCTGGACGACGTGTACAAGACGGCGTGGGACCTCGGCCTGAAGACCACCTACTACCTGCGGACGCTCGGCGCGTCACAGATAGAGAAATCCACGCTGGACATGTCCGAGTACGGGAAGACCCAGCATCGCGACGGGGCCACGGACGCAGAGATGGCGTCGGACGGCGGACGGTCGACCGACGATCAGGACCTCTGTACCGTGGAAGACCCCACCTGCGACGCCTGTCAGTAA
- a CDS encoding ABC transporter ATP-binding protein: MAAIELDGVTKRFGDVTALEEVDLTVEEGEVFGFLGPNGAGKSTTINILLDFVRPTEGSASVLGVDTRAESKAIRDRTGVLPEGYDVYERLTGREHLQFVIEAKDADDDPMALLDRVGLDAEDAARNAGGYSKGMTQRLVLAMALVDEPDLLILDEPSSGLDPNGARMMRELVREESERGATVFFSSHILGQVEAVCDTVGILQDGRLIAKDSVDELRDRTEGGTTLHVTLADGEVDAAVEAVTGLDVVSSVSADGGTLAINCESDAKMTILNAIEEAGSEVADFETTEASLEDLFATYTGGER, translated from the coding sequence ATGGCCGCTATCGAACTAGACGGCGTCACGAAGCGATTCGGCGACGTCACCGCCCTCGAAGAGGTCGACCTGACCGTCGAGGAGGGGGAGGTGTTCGGGTTCCTGGGGCCCAACGGGGCCGGGAAGTCGACCACCATCAACATCCTCCTCGACTTCGTCCGGCCCACCGAGGGGTCGGCGTCCGTCCTCGGCGTTGACACGCGCGCGGAGTCGAAAGCCATCCGGGACCGCACGGGCGTCCTCCCGGAGGGGTACGACGTCTACGAGCGGCTCACCGGCCGTGAACACCTGCAGTTCGTCATCGAGGCGAAAGACGCCGACGACGACCCGATGGCACTGCTCGACCGGGTCGGCTTAGACGCCGAGGACGCCGCCCGGAACGCCGGCGGCTACTCGAAGGGGATGACCCAGCGACTCGTCCTCGCGATGGCGCTGGTCGACGAGCCGGACCTGCTCATCTTGGACGAGCCCTCCTCCGGCCTGGACCCCAACGGCGCCCGGATGATGCGCGAGCTCGTCCGCGAGGAGAGCGAGCGGGGCGCGACCGTCTTCTTCTCCTCGCACATCCTCGGCCAGGTCGAGGCCGTCTGTGACACCGTCGGCATCCTCCAGGACGGGCGGCTCATCGCCAAGGACTCCGTCGACGAGTTGCGCGACCGGACCGAAGGCGGGACGACGCTCCACGTCACGCTCGCCGACGGCGAGGTGGACGCTGCAGTCGAGGCCGTCACGGGACTCGACGTGGTCTCGTCGGTGTCGGCCGACGGCGGCACCCTCGCCATCAACTGCGAGAGCGACGCGAAGATGACCATCCTCAACGCCATCGAGGAAGCAGGGAGCGAGGTGGCGGACTTCGAGACGACCGAGGCCTCGCTCGAGGACCTCTTTGCCACCTACACGGGAGGCGAGCGATGA
- a CDS encoding ABC transporter permease subunit gives MSGSDDRNMRSDMGGVDAALRDQFDWYPVAKKEFKDAIRSRGFLVLSVLFTVFFMLPPASVVFGFFDFGPSGQDIGMQFLISSVYLNMVTLLVPVVALFVGYAAITKERTSGSLKLLLSLPFSRRDVLVGKVVGRCVVAGVTLAFALALTALFFVASELTFKGDLFGLFVLYTLAFTVVFVAIVVSISGAFSTSFRSAIASFFVYFYFTFGWNSLANSIGDLLSQYLGVSGTLRWNVVLFVKLINPNQAYKTLTNSMLTEGSNAMRSSRYRMFSQNSTQMQEICTGVLNGNATVQRGLFGNTTVCGDTVRSIPFYFSDPAVFVYMVAWIGVAAALAYYTFNVVDL, from the coding sequence ATGAGCGGAAGCGACGACCGCAACATGCGCTCGGACATGGGCGGTGTCGACGCGGCGCTGCGCGACCAGTTCGACTGGTACCCGGTCGCGAAAAAGGAGTTCAAGGACGCTATCCGCTCGCGGGGCTTCCTCGTGCTCTCGGTGCTCTTCACCGTCTTCTTCATGCTGCCGCCGGCGAGCGTCGTCTTCGGCTTCTTCGACTTCGGGCCGTCGGGCCAGGACATCGGGATGCAGTTCCTCATCTCCTCGGTGTACCTGAACATGGTGACGCTGCTGGTCCCCGTCGTCGCGCTGTTCGTGGGCTACGCCGCCATCACGAAAGAGCGGACCAGCGGGTCGCTGAAGCTCCTGCTGTCGCTGCCGTTCTCGCGGCGCGACGTGCTGGTCGGGAAGGTCGTCGGCCGCTGTGTCGTCGCCGGCGTCACCCTCGCGTTCGCCCTGGCGCTGACGGCGTTGTTCTTCGTCGCTTCGGAACTGACGTTCAAGGGCGACCTCTTCGGGCTGTTCGTCCTCTACACGCTGGCGTTTACCGTCGTGTTCGTCGCCATCGTCGTCAGCATCTCCGGGGCCTTCTCGACGAGTTTCCGGTCGGCCATCGCGAGCTTCTTCGTCTACTTCTACTTCACCTTCGGGTGGAACTCGCTGGCCAACAGCATCGGCGACCTCCTCTCGCAGTATCTCGGCGTCTCCGGGACGCTGCGCTGGAACGTCGTCCTGTTCGTCAAGCTCATCAACCCCAATCAGGCGTACAAGACGCTGACGAACTCGATGCTGACCGAGGGGTCGAACGCGATGCGTTCCTCGCGGTACCGGATGTTCAGCCAGAACAGCACCCAGATGCAGGAGATCTGTACCGGCGTCCTCAACGGGAACGCGACGGTCCAGCGCGGCCTCTTCGGCAACACGACCGTCTGTGGCGACACCGTCCGGTCGATTCCGTTCTACTTCTCGGACCCGGCCGTCTTCGTCTACATGGTCGCCTGGATCGGCGTCGCGGCCGCCCTCGCCTACTACACGTTCAACGTCGTGGACCTCTGA
- the ligA gene encoding NAD-dependent DNA ligase LigA, whose product MVAAFDSDIADNPYVEAPPTSFDDVETLDEAAARKQAEQLREAIRYHDHRYYVADDPVIGDRAYDALFARLQTLEGAFNIATPDSPTQRVGGEPLDELGEVDHVAPMRSIDQGGEADDAREFDDRVRRGLADFDGDVAYFCEPKFDGLSVEVVYEDGVFQRAATRGDGQVGEDVTANVRTISSVPQRLRGDYPDFLAVRGEVYMPRDAFTEYNRERVEAGDDPFANPRNAAAGTLRQLDPSVTAQRPLSVFFFGVLDSSAEFERHDEIHDRLPAWGLRVCDRTRVVDDIEAAIDYRDAQLAARDDLDYGIDGVVLKVNDTDACETLGTTSRAPRWAFAYKFPARKEATTVRDIVVQVGRTGRLTPVALMDPVEVGGVTVTRASLHNPSLVEELGVDIGDRVRIKRAGDVIPDVVEVVEKDGDGHFQFPDTCPVCSSPVERDGPMAFCTGELSCPAQRERAVEHYASRDALDIEGLGEKAVTQLLEGGLVESPADLYTLSVADLVDLEGWGETSAENLVREVEATTEPPLADFLVALGIPDVGGVTARNLAREFGTFEAVLEAAEAGDTDAFEAVPDVGPEVAASVVEFFGHEGNRAVVDQLLEHVDPVPAEETGGDALDGLTFVFTGSLADVTRSEAQDLVERHGGSATSSVSGNTDYLVVGDSPGQRKREDAAENDVEQLDEAAFHDLLEAYGVEP is encoded by the coding sequence ATGGTAGCCGCCTTCGACTCCGATATCGCGGACAACCCGTACGTCGAAGCCCCGCCGACGTCGTTCGACGACGTCGAGACGCTCGATGAAGCGGCGGCCCGCAAGCAGGCCGAGCAGTTGCGCGAGGCCATCCGGTACCACGACCACCGGTACTACGTCGCCGACGACCCGGTCATCGGCGACCGGGCGTACGACGCGCTGTTCGCCCGTCTCCAGACGCTCGAAGGGGCCTTCAACATCGCGACGCCCGACAGCCCGACCCAGCGCGTCGGCGGTGAACCGCTGGACGAGCTCGGGGAGGTCGACCACGTCGCACCGATGCGGTCCATCGACCAGGGCGGGGAGGCCGACGACGCCCGCGAATTCGACGACCGTGTTCGCCGTGGGCTGGCCGACTTCGACGGCGACGTGGCCTACTTCTGCGAGCCGAAGTTCGACGGCCTCTCGGTCGAGGTGGTCTACGAGGACGGCGTCTTCCAGCGTGCGGCCACCCGCGGCGACGGCCAGGTCGGTGAGGACGTCACCGCGAACGTCCGGACCATCAGTAGCGTCCCCCAGCGCCTTCGCGGGGACTACCCTGACTTCCTCGCGGTCCGCGGCGAGGTGTACATGCCCCGGGACGCCTTCACCGAGTACAACCGCGAGCGGGTCGAGGCCGGCGACGACCCCTTCGCCAACCCGCGCAACGCCGCCGCCGGGACGCTCCGGCAGCTGGACCCGAGCGTCACCGCCCAGCGCCCCCTCTCCGTGTTCTTCTTCGGTGTCCTCGACTCCTCGGCCGAGTTCGAGCGCCACGACGAGATACACGACCGCCTGCCCGCGTGGGGCCTGCGCGTGTGTGACCGGACGCGCGTGGTCGACGACATCGAGGCGGCCATCGACTACCGCGACGCGCAGTTGGCGGCCCGCGACGACCTGGACTACGGGATAGACGGCGTCGTCCTCAAGGTGAACGACACCGACGCCTGCGAGACCCTGGGGACGACCAGTCGAGCGCCACGCTGGGCGTTCGCGTACAAGTTCCCCGCGCGCAAGGAGGCGACCACCGTCCGGGACATCGTCGTCCAGGTTGGGCGAACCGGACGGCTCACCCCGGTCGCGCTGATGGACCCAGTCGAGGTCGGCGGCGTCACGGTGACCCGCGCCTCGCTGCACAACCCCTCGCTCGTCGAGGAACTCGGCGTGGACATCGGCGACCGGGTCCGTATCAAGCGCGCCGGGGACGTCATCCCGGACGTCGTCGAGGTGGTCGAGAAAGACGGTGACGGCCACTTCCAGTTCCCCGACACCTGTCCGGTCTGTTCGAGTCCGGTCGAACGGGACGGGCCGATGGCCTTCTGTACCGGCGAGCTCTCCTGTCCCGCCCAACGCGAACGCGCCGTCGAACACTACGCCAGCCGCGACGCGCTGGACATCGAGGGGCTGGGCGAGAAAGCCGTCACACAGCTGCTCGAGGGCGGGTTAGTCGAGAGCCCCGCGGACCTCTATACCCTCTCGGTCGCGGACCTGGTCGACCTGGAGGGGTGGGGCGAGACGAGCGCCGAGAACCTCGTCCGCGAGGTCGAGGCAACCACCGAGCCGCCGCTCGCGGACTTCCTCGTCGCGCTGGGCATCCCGGACGTGGGTGGCGTCACCGCGCGGAACCTCGCCCGGGAGTTCGGGACCTTCGAGGCCGTCCTCGAGGCCGCCGAGGCCGGCGACACCGATGCCTTCGAAGCCGTCCCGGACGTCGGTCCCGAGGTCGCCGCCTCCGTGGTCGAGTTCTTCGGTCACGAGGGGAACCGCGCCGTCGTCGACCAGTTACTCGAACACGTCGACCCGGTGCCCGCCGAAGAGACCGGCGGCGACGCCCTCGACGGACTGACCTTCGTGTTCACCGGGTCGCTCGCCGACGTCACGCGCAGCGAGGCCCAGGACCTGGTAGAGCGACACGGCGGGTCGGCGACGTCGAGCGTCTCTGGCAACACGGACTACCTGGTCGTCGGCGACAGTCCGGGACAGCGGAAACGCGAGGACGCCGCGGAAAACGACGTCGAGCAACTGGACGAAGCGGCGTTCCACGACCTGCTCGAAGCGTACGGCGTCGAACCGTAG
- a CDS encoding HalOD1 output domain-containing protein: protein MSAIETMADIHTSDSVEIARQEFDWSTVDPSTGIAEVLADVRGCDPSDIGPLYDLLNSDALDSLVRSPKQSGGCAVLFPYEDLTVSVTGAGEVVVYAQGSDEP from the coding sequence ATGAGCGCAATTGAGACCATGGCTGACATCCACACGTCGGATTCTGTCGAGATCGCGAGACAGGAGTTCGACTGGTCGACGGTAGACCCGAGTACGGGTATCGCCGAAGTCCTGGCCGACGTCAGGGGCTGTGACCCGTCCGACATCGGGCCGTTGTACGACCTGCTCAACTCCGACGCGCTGGATTCGCTGGTTCGAAGTCCCAAGCAATCGGGTGGGTGTGCGGTCCTCTTCCCGTACGAGGACCTCACGGTCTCCGTCACAGGGGCCGGCGAGGTCGTGGTCTACGCTCAGGGGAGCGACGAGCCGTAG